A window from Erythrobacter sp. YJ-T3-07 encodes these proteins:
- a CDS encoding Bax inhibitor-1/YccA family protein: MANWDDRTRQGFGSVPRAGGDVASRTTFDAGLRKYMLSIYNYMTSGVLLTGIVALVMAQTGMAYAMATSPLFIVVALAPLAIVFAMSFGAQKFSRGTLQAMFWGFAFLMGLSLSTLFLRYTGGSIAATFFATAGAFAGLSLYGYTTKKDLSGWGSFLIMGVIGILIAMVINIFLQSAALELAVSILGVLIFAGLTAYDTQRLKSDYQRLRGTSWEGKSIILGALSLYLDFINMFLFLLRFMGAARD; this comes from the coding sequence ATGGCTAACTGGGACGACCGCACACGGCAGGGTTTCGGCTCTGTGCCGCGCGCCGGGGGCGATGTCGCCTCGCGCACGACCTTCGATGCAGGGCTGCGCAAGTACATGCTCTCGATCTACAACTACATGACCTCGGGCGTGCTGCTGACCGGCATCGTCGCGCTGGTGATGGCACAGACCGGCATGGCCTACGCCATGGCGACCAGCCCGCTGTTCATCGTGGTAGCGCTGGCTCCGCTGGCGATTGTGTTCGCAATGAGCTTCGGCGCGCAGAAGTTCAGCCGGGGCACGCTGCAGGCGATGTTCTGGGGCTTCGCGTTCCTCATGGGCCTGTCGCTCTCGACGCTCTTCCTGCGTTACACCGGCGGCTCGATCGCAGCGACGTTCTTCGCGACCGCAGGCGCCTTCGCTGGACTGAGCCTCTATGGCTACACCACCAAGAAAGACCTGTCCGGTTGGGGCAGCTTCCTGATCATGGGCGTGATCGGCATCCTGATCGCGATGGTGATCAACATCTTCCTGCAGTCGGCTGCGCTTGAACTCGCCGTCAGCATCCTCGGAGTGCTGATCTTCGCAGGGCTCACCGCGTACGACACGCAGCGGCTCAAGAGCGACTACCAGCGCCTGCGTGGCACCAGCTGGGAAGGCAAGTCGATCATTCTGGGGGCGCTGAGCCTCTACCTCGACTTCATCAACATGTTCCTGTTCCTGCTGCGCTTCATGGGTGCGGCGCGCGACTAG